From a region of the Latilactobacillus sakei genome:
- a CDS encoding universal stress protein — MLTTYQKILVGVDGSELANKAFMEAVEIAKRNDAELFVARIVPNDIFVSPDASMYAKVTALEKDRVKSQLAANVRYAHNHGLEKVTPILEVASPKKEIAIRIPEEFGIDLIVLGITGKGAIERMMVGSVAQYVSSHAKANVLLVK, encoded by the coding sequence ATGTTAACGACTTATCAAAAAATCCTAGTCGGTGTCGATGGTTCCGAGCTTGCCAATAAAGCTTTTATGGAAGCTGTTGAAATTGCCAAGCGCAACGACGCTGAACTATTTGTCGCGCGAATTGTCCCGAATGATATTTTCGTTTCACCAGATGCAAGTATGTACGCCAAGGTGACCGCTTTAGAGAAAGATCGGGTAAAATCCCAACTAGCTGCTAACGTGCGTTACGCGCACAACCATGGCCTTGAAAAGGTAACCCCCATTTTAGAAGTCGCTTCTCCTAAAAAAGAAATTGCGATTCGCATCCCCGAAGAATTTGGAATTGACCTGATCGTCTTAGGTATTACCGGTAAAGGGGCTATCGAACGAATGATGGTTGGTTCTGTCGCCCAATATGTCAGCAGCCACGCTAAGGCTAACGTTTTGCTGGTCAAATAA